The Leptospira paudalimensis region CAAGTTCGAGAACATTTTATCAAAACCAATCAAATCATTCAAAATTTCAGAGGTGTAGTTGTTAAAACCATTGGTGATGCAGTGATGGCAAGTTTTTCATCGCCTCTCCAAGCATTAAAAGCAGCGAAGGAGATGCAAGAATGGTTTCATCCAGAAAACAAACATACTCCTGTTCGCATTCGGATTTCCATTCATACTGGGAATTGTTTGGCAGTAAATTTAAATAGCAATATAGATTATTTCGGAAATACGGTCAACTACACCGCAAAACTGCAGTCAGTTGCAAATTCTGGAGAAATATCCTTCAGCGAAACTATTTTCAGGGACAAAGAGATTAGGGACTACCTTCGCCAAGGTGAAATCAAACTAAAGAAAGTGGAATTCCCCCTTCCCTGGGCCAATCGTACAGACTTCGTGTATGTCTGGAAAGTGTGAGGATCAACGTTTCTCTGGGATTGGTGGTACTTTGGTGGATATAAAACCATTGGTAATTTGAGGCTTATCATTAATCACTTTTATAAGCGTAATCTCTTTGTACTTATTTCCCGTACTTTCATCTTCTCTTATGAAGTCTCCATTTTCCAAAGTTAGTGTTAAGATATAATCTCTAATATTTGTATCATATCCCGCATAACAACTAATGTTCACTATTGACAACTCAATTTTTTCACAAAATTTATCTTCACAGGAATGTTGATAATACCATTGGTCATTTCTACGTTGTAATTTTCCATGTCCGGACAAGTCGTCTGGGACACGATCGGGACCTCCTCGCAATACTCTTATATTTCCAAATTGATCGATGAGATAGCGAAACGACTGTATATCGCTACTATACCAATCTCCATTATAAAAAATTTTATCTAATCTAGATTTCTTTAAAAATTCCATATATTGATAACATAGTAAATTTTCTTTTGTTTGGATACATCCATCTGCAATATTTTGAAATGGAGTCTTTTTGATACATCCTTTCTCTAGTTCCATATAAAATGGGTTATCCTTTTCAACTTCCAATTCTACTTTTTCCTTACATTGCAGAATGAAAAATAGAAGTACTATTAAAATAATTCTAGTTCGAACTTTCATACAATTCTCGTGTTTGTGGCTTTAATTCATAAAATTCAGATCGGGTTAAGTAATCGGATTCAATATTGGGAAGTTTTAAATTTTTCATTTTTAATTTTATTTCACTAGCAGAATAATTTTCTCGCAATAACTTACTATGATATATTTCTCGAATCCTTGCATTCGTTTCTGCTCTAATCCAACGATTTTGTACGCCTTTTCCCCCGGCTGATTCCGAGATCAGGTATTCCGTCACACCTAACGTAGGATTGATTTTTTTTCCGATGATGATATAGATATGATCTGATTTCATCGCATCTCGATTTGTTCCTTCAACTGTTTCCATTTTCCTCGTGATTCCAATGGTACCAACCTTTAGATCTGGGATGACACCTTTCGCCTTATGAGCTATCAATTCACTTTCCGTTGTGAGTCTTTCTGAAACTAATTTCGTAAAACTACCAGCTTGTCGGAAGTATTCCACTCCATTTTTGTGAACAAAACCAGCCTTAAATTCAGAAGCCATACGTTCCATTTCTTCGGGTGTTAAGTATACATCTGAATTTAAATTGGCAAAATTCCCTTTCTCTGTTAATCCCGCACCAAATAACACGGCACCTATGTATCGGATACAATCTGTCTCCGAAATTTTGCGAAATCCATTTTCATCTACCGTGTTTACAGCTGATGCAACTTCTTTTCCATCAATTAATTGGGATTGTTTGTATTTTATTTTGCTCATGAGGTTATCACCAAGGAGTTTGGCAACATTAGCGCAATGTAGGGATACAAGTTCATTCGTAGAAAGGTCGACATCTTCTGAATATTTAGAGATTTCATCCCCCAAACGTTTTACATAAGCATCTATTGTTTCCTTCTTTGGATCAAATGTAGCGTTTACCTTCGAAAGTGCATCACTGGAACTCACGTATTCCACGACCTCGGATCCTATGGGACGAACTGAACGAGATTCGCGTAACCGTTTGTATTCATTAAGGGACCTTTCCACTGCCTTAGACATGGGAACATCTTTTCCACCACGTTTTACTTTGATTTTCGCTTCAATTTCAGTGATATCCACTCCAGCTTGTTTCAATTCATAAAGTTTTTTTTCTGTATCTAACCTCGAGTCTTTCTGATAATCATCAATGATACTTGTTTTTAATTTGGAAATACGATCAGTTTCTTTTGCCGATAATGGTTCTTTTGTATTTCTAACATTCTCTTTAGTCTGATCAGGAGTGAACGAATCAGCATACCTACTAACAGATTCACCAAACCAAAAAAGTCCCTTTTGGATCGGGTCAGTCAAACGACTAAAAATAGAACGATCAGAATTGGCTTCAAATTTCATTTTGCCCATATCAGATCCAACTTGAAGGAAACTACTGCCTCCACTCATTCTATTTCGAAGTAAATTGAATGCTCCAAATCCACCTAACAATAAACTGCCGAACATCCCAATCTGTCCTGCTATATCAGAGAGAGGACTATCTCCTTCATTTTCAATCACATTCCCATTTTGATCGGTAACATCACTGGTATCTTGCGCCATATTGATATTTTGATTGGCAAAGTTAAATTCCTCAAGTTGGAATCCATCTTTCGAATTGGTTCCAATACTGACTCCCTGTAAAGTTGAAGTATACGAAATTTCATTTGGATCTATATTAGATATGACTCCGAGTTTTGAGTTTGGCTCTGTATATCCGACACTACCACTGAGTCCCGATCCCTTTAGATCATACATCAAAGAAAAATTCCAATTTTTCCTTGGGCCTTCACCTGAAGGGTTATAATTGAGACCAATTTTATAACTTTGATTCGATGTAAGCTCTGTCGCAAATTGTAGCTCTTTTGCGATTGCTTGTGAAAACTGTAAGGAGGAATTTCCTTTTTCAGCTATCGAATAACTTACATTATTGATTGAATTACCAATTCCAACACTTCCACCCCATCCATTTTGTTCCGAATATGTGACACCAACACCAGGCATCATACCTTTGAAAATACCTGTTTGGAACTTTCCAAATGAATTTGTCAGACCTAACAAAGAACCATTGGCAAATCCGGCAACTGCACCTTTCGTCCCTTCCTGACTACCAGCTGCTGTTTGTAAGATTGTCGTAGTGACCACTTGCCCCACTCTTGCCGTTGCGGGTATGACTCCCTTTGTCAAAACATTTGCAAATTTTCCAACTTTCGTAAGTGCTGAATTGGCACTGCTCCAAACTCCACTTGCACCTAAGGTGATAGCCAAAGAAGCTGAATTAATAACCGTTTGTCGAACAGCAGTATTTTGCGCTTTTTCTTCCGATTTTTTCTTCTGGTATTTTCCATACACTCCGTCGAGTGATTGTCTCACAAATGATTCATCAATCCCATATTCTTTTGCTAATTCTTTTGCTAACAATGATTTTCCAAATTCTGTCACCACAGCATTATTATCATTTAGATCAACATTAGAACTTTGGTGTTTTGTCCAATTGGCTTGTAAACCGAATGTCTGCAAAGTATAACCATAGTTAGCTAATGAATCAGAAGTCTGGTCTAAATTTCTTGCATTGGCAAATCGGTGGGCATCTGACATTAGATTGTAAATTTGGTCATCAGGGATACCAATAGCAACAACCGCTGTTTTGAGAATCCCTCCAATTGCTCCCGTGATTTGTGATCCGATATCTGAAATGATATCATTTGACATCGCTTTATCAGCTTTTTTTGCTTTCTGTTGCCCACGGATGTCTCCGATAAGTTTTGCAATAGTCTCCGTTGGTAAACCTGATGCTCGTGCAAGAGAAAGTGATACACTAGATTCTATAATTTGTTCTTCGTTTTTTTTGATTTCTTCCAGTCTTGTATTTGATCCTGAAATTTGTTGGTTTAATTTTTGATAATTTTTATCACCTATGAATTGTTTCGTTAGTGCCATAACACCCGATAAGGCTAAATTTATAGGCACAGTCGCCAATCCATTAGTCACCGTATCGATTGCCTGTATTGTGCTAGAAAGTGTTTTTCCTACGATCGTTTCTAAACCTTGCACTGGATTTTTGATGGAAACGTATTGATCTCTTGCATTGATTTTTTTGGCATTCAAACGACCTCGCATAAAATCGATTGCCATCGATGCCATTTGGATCTGTTTTTCATTCCCTCCTGATGCTTTGATCCAAACTTTTGCGATTTCGGTATTAATTGATGATTCTACCTTTCCCTTTAATGAAGCTTTCACACCCGCAACACCACCAGATAAATAGGCGAGTGCCATTTCCTGTACAAAAGAATCGATATTTTCTTGTGATTCTTTTTTAGTTACATACTTTTTATAATTATTTACATTTAGGGATTCAATGGCATTTAAATTTGTAATGAGCTGATTTTGGTCTTTTTTTAATGACTGAGTCACAAATGTATCAGCGATTTGATTTTTTCTTTTTTGAAGAACTTCCCAATCTTCCTCTGTCCATTCTGTAAAATAATCTTTTCGATCGACACTTTGAATTTTTCCAATAGTGCTCAATGAAATCTGTTTGCTTATCACAGACATTGAGGCATCATATTCTCCTTCTTTATCTCGAGCACCTAACATTCCATTGTAAATTTCTTTACTAATCGTGATATTTCCATTTTTTCCTGGATCAGAAACCACATATTCTTTTTTTAACAATCCATTACATTGTGTGACACTTGGATCATCATAACATTTTCCAAAGTTGGCTTTTTCTTCATCTGATAAACTCTTATAATCTGTGCTTCCAACTAAGATCATTTCTTCTTTTGTCAATTTTCGATCACCGATCACATCCGTGTTTAAACCATAAACGTATTGGTTGATCAATTTGTTTTGTTCCTTTTTTTGGAATTCCTCAAGTTCATGATTCATTTGGACAACACTTGCGTATTGATTAACCCCATAAACCGTCCTTTGGAATGTTTCAAGCAATGAACTTTGCCCAAGCTGTATTTCATGTAAATCATTCCCTAAAAGAGATTCATTTCGAAAACCCAATAGTCTCCCTTGGTCTTGGATTGTTTTAACATTGGTTTCGAATTGAAACGGTTCTCCTATGGAAACTTTTGTTGTTACATCCCCTCTTGCATACAATTCACTCCAAGATTTCCATCCTTTCTGATTTTCTTCTTCTAACTTTTGTAACCAATTTTCTTTCGACGATTCTAAGTTAATTCGATTTTTCTGGTATTCGAGTTTTGCTTCTTCTATGAGTCCCTCTCTTTCTTCAGACCAATTTCTAAAACTATCCGAATATTGTTTCACTCTTGATTCCCAATGGGTGATGGCTGGCAATAGTTTATCCGTAAAACTATTGTTTTGCTCTTTTAATTGTGAAAAATTAGTATCCCAATATAAAGACGTAGTATAGGAAGTGTCATCATACATTTCATATAAAACAGAATATCCGATAGCACCCATTTGGTATGAATAGGTTCCTGGAGTAAAAATTGTTAAATTTCGTTCCGCTTGCCAAAATCCATACTTATTCTTTCCATCTAAAATCAAATTCCCTTGAGTATGATATGCTTGTTCAAAAGGAACTCCCAACCCCATAATCGTGAAATTGTTAATAAAATGGTAAGCATCGGTATACAAATTGGCGTTGATCAGATTTTGCACCCTTCGACCGTCTCCCAACTTAGCATTAATCATATCTGTAAGCTGATGATAATCTGAATTATGAATGGAACGAAAAAATGATTGTAATTCCCAATCTTGAATCCCTGCAAATACCCCAACATCTCCAGGAATGTAACTCCAATTTTCATACTTAACATCACTTGATAATTGATTGTAATTTTGATTTCTCAATATCCATTCTGCTTCTCCAATATTAAAACTTGTTTTCGAATTGTTTAAATTAATTTGTAAGCCGGTTTGGTAAGTATAAATTCGATCATTGTAATAAGTCTGTTCAACTAATGCTTTATTGGATTCATCTGCTAAAAAGTCCCGCATCTTTGTTGCAACATTTGTAAACAACAATTCAGGATCCTTCGCATTCGAGGAGATTACATCGGAGATTTCTGTAATTAATTTAGAGAATATTTTACCTGCTTCGTTATAACTTCCATCAAAGTTTCGATACAAACAACCAGTTGTTATCTCACAAGAACCTTCGATTCCTTCTCTCATTTGTTGGATCATCGAATCTAAAGCCGTATATACCGTTTGCCTATATTCATCAATCGCATTCAAATTGTTAATGAATTGATTTTCTGTCTCTTGGAGAGTTGATAAGTATTTAACATAGTCTTTGTCAAGTGCTTCCAATGAAGAAGCAAAAGAGTCCAATCCCTCTTGTTTCGATTTTTCCCATTGGTATTCCCATTCTTCAGCTGCTCGTAAGATATTTTCCCGATTCTCATGTAACAACATCTCTTCCTGAGTGTATGATTCAAAAATGGTTTCTTTTCCTATCCTTTGGAAGTAAAGGGCATCAACTTTACCTGTTTCTAATTTCTCCAAAAAGCTGGCACGGTTTATAAAATAATCATTTACTAAATTACGCTCCCATTCTGAATAAAATACTGATGCTTCCGAAAACAAAGTTCGCCTTCTCTCATCCACATAACCTTCGTTTGTGATAAATGCATCTTCTCCAATTTCCTTTTTTAAAAGTTCATCAATCTGATGATTCGCCTCTGATTGCCAAGTAATCACCGCATTTGTCAATACTGACTCTACACCTTCCTCCCAATCTTGCAATGAAGTGGAAAAATACAATCTCCCATATAAATCTGCATATTCATTTGCCTGATAAGATGGGATCTCCCAGGTATCTTGCAGAGATTGGGAAAAAACATGATTTGAAATGAATAAATAATAACTAATGAAAACGAACGATATGGCTCTTAACCAAAAATGATATGATAACATAAAGAACCTCAGATTTAAGAGGTGAACCTTTTGTTATCTGGTTCTAAATATTTTTAAATTGTTTTTAAATTTATCACTTAATATCCCGAAAACTTGGAATAAAAACAGTGACTGGAATAAATCAACACCTGCTTTCCATGGATAAAAATAAGTACCAAATAACAATCCAAGATACGGAAGACTTAGATAAAATGGAATGTTATTCTTCTTATAAGAATTCATCCGAAAAAAGAGGAATAAAAATGGGATAAAGCAGAATTGATCATAATTTCTGTTAAAAAATTGGGTTTGCCATTTACACAGAATTACGTAAGCAAACATAAACGATAAAAATTCGATAGAGTATTTTTTACGAAAGAAGAAAGGTATGAAACATAAAAACAAATATATAAACCGATATCTGCTTGTCTCGTGATTCGTTTTGGACCGCTCTACCAATTGAGTCTTATCTTTACCGAGTAATGTTCGAATCCCTTCTTCCATTGAATGCCAATTGATACTCTCACCTTTAACAATGATTTCCATACTTGTCTCTGCATTTTTATGGTATATTTTTCCCAAATTTTGACGGGTTGAATAATGCCTTAGCGATTCAATATAATGGATTCTTCCATTTCCAATGACAACTGGCTGTTTTTTGAAATTCTCTTTTGAAATCGTATGAATTGAATTCAATTTCACATCAACTAACTTTCCACCGTATAACATTTTACTCACAACATTCGGTTGTAATAAAAGATTTGTTTCCCGAATTGAAGGATCAAAACCGACTCCCATTTTTGCTAAATGAAACGGATCAGCCTTAAACTCGATACCTTCTGTTGAAGGTTGGAATCCTAAGATTACTTCTGTTACTTTTTTTTGTGCCTGAATCCATGGAATGATCCTTAAAACTGATGTTTCTAATGATTTTGGATCCGTATTAGTGAATCTTAAAATTGTAGATTCAAACCCATCCATTTCTTCTATAAAATGGAAGTAACCCATTTCCGATGGTAGGTTTTTAAAATGAAAAGGGAAAATACCTTCCTTCCATTTCATATAAAAATCAGACCTGGTATTTTTATGAGTCACTACAAGTAAGTTTGTCAATTGTTTCTGCAAGATTGATTGTTCGACTTGTTTTGTAATTCGGATCCTCTCTGATTCTGCAACATAGGAAGGAAACTCCAATTTTGCCAATTGTATATTATCCATATGAGGAAAGGAGGATACAGGTTTAAACAGCAGAGGTAAAGAATATAAGAAGGATAAAACAAAGAACGAGAATGATAAAAAAGGAATCGTATGTAAACGCGGATGTTCCTTCTTTGAAACCAATTCATTCAATTTTTGTATTTGTAAATCTTTTAAGGAAAAACTTTGTTTTCCTTCCCTTTGCCAAAATATAAAAAACGAATGTAGAAGAATTGGATATAAAACGAGAGCAAATAAAAAGATCAGGACTAAATTTAAAATCGAAGTGGGAACCAACTGGAAATAAAACGAAACAAATAAAATCAAACTTCCCGCATACAATTGTTTCTTATGTAGAATCATCCTTCGAAAGTGAATAAAAGGCAATTGTACTTTCAAAAGTAACAAAAATACAAAACTTGAAATACCTATACTTATTCCCAAACTTGTGAGACTAAAAAACAAAATCATAAGGAAGAGAATAAATATTAACGTGTGTTTAATGGTCAGTATCCATTCCCTTTTCAAAAAACCAAAATAAAGGAAATAAAAAACCTCTATTACAAGGTAAAAGTAAAAAATGAACTTTATGTTCTCTATCAATTCCTCATGACTTGAAAACACAAATTGCCAATCAGGGTCTTCAGGCAGATATGAATCCAAAAATAACGACAATTGGATGAGATGGAAAGGATTGTTCGCAATGATCACGATTGATTCAAAACTCGAGCCATTGATTCTTGTGTGATTTTTTCCGTAAACTTTCGTTATACTAGTCGTTGCTATTTTTCCAAGAGGAAGAAAAGTTTTCCCTTGGGCCAAAATTAAAACTTTTTCCCATTCAGTTGGATCAACTGGGTATTCCTTTAAAAAATATTGATTTTGTCCAGGTTCAAAGGAAACCGAATCTACATGATGGCGTAAACGATCATAAATTTCCGACATGGAGGGACTTACGCCATCTAGTAGATGGTTATGGTCTACATTGATTTGGATTTCCGCTTCAGACTCAGGTTGGTATGTAATTTTTTTAACACCAGTTAGATTCTGAATTTTTCGTAATAACTCAGACGGAGGAGGCATCTTCGTTTTTGAAATTCTACGGAGGAGGATCAAATTCGAATCATTTCCAGAATCAAACGTAAACCTTGGAAATAATACACCTTTGGGGAATACATTTTGATTCAAAATGTATAAATTTCGAATTGTTCGTAAAAATTCCTCTTTTTGGATTCCTTCATTCAGTTTTAAGTGCATGGAAATACTTCCAAATTCAGAAACAGATTTAATTTCCAAATACCCACTCACAGATTTTAACATCATCTCCCAAGGTTTTGTAAGCGACTCTTCCACTTGGTCAGTCGTTTTGCCTGGCCAATTTTGTGTTATCACCAATGTATGTTGGTCAAATATTTCCCTATTTTCGCTTAAAATTATTTCTCTACATGTCATCAGGGAAATCAAAATGATAGTTCCAAAAAACATTAACCATTGGTATGGAAACCGTGTGACAAAGAAGAAACTCATGCTGGGAAATCATAAAAGTTTTTGAAAATTTTTGGATAAAGGTAAAAAACAAACACGTAAGAAACGAGAATTCCGATACACATTGTCACTGCTATTGCTCGGACAAATTCGGAGCCAGGGAATACAATGAAAACAACTGGCAACAATCCAAAGAACGTACTTCCAAAATTGAGTAAAATTGGTTTTTGTAACCAATCAAACACGGTTTTGATTCTAAGAGAAATGTTGGGGATCTCTCGTGTTAGTTCCCATCTTTCACCATAAAGAGAAATACTATCAATGGATAAACCTATCAAAATAACAAGTCCCATATAATGTCCAAAATGAATCTCTGGAATAGTAATAATCAATAACACTGTCACCGACAGAAAGTAACAGAAACTAATTGAAAGATACAAAAATGGTCGATAAAATGATTCGTAAATTCCAACTAACGCCAAATAGATTAAAGTATAAGAACAAATTAATAAAACAAATAATGTCATATAAAAATCAAATGTTTCTTTTTTGGAAGAATTGATATAGTATTGTAGTCCTTCTATTTTATTTGTAAGGATACTAGTTTCGATTCCAATTTCGCCACCCCACTCTAAATAAAATTTTCCTGATTCCCTTTGGTAGACAGAATACGAGTTTTGCTCTGTCATTTGGAATAATGATTCAGGGAAAATTGGATCTTTGCCTGCTGATTTAAAAACTGGTAAAGAAGAAGATGGAGTATTTTTTGATTCCTCACCTCCCTTACCTATTGATAAATACATTGGAAGTGGGTAAACTTTACCCAAATTACCCAAGAATTTTGGAGAATTTCGGTATAGAAGATTTATTTCTAGATCATCTATATCCGGTTGAACTTCAGAATTGGGTACAATTTTGGATTTCCAAACTTTCATTTTGATGGGTGAAGGGATAAAGTAAAAATTTCCACCTAACTTCTCTTCAGTCTTCAAATGAAGAACCTGATTTGCAAAACGATTCAATTCCTCCCAATTTTCATGTAGGAAAACAATCTTATCTACAGGAAGGAAAGGTAAAGAATGAGATAATTCAGAATGAAGTTCGGAAACTGCCACTTGCCAGCGATTCAAGTTGATCAATTGAAGCGTTTCAGAGAGCCATTGTTCAGATCCATCAAAGTCAAAGTATTTGATAACAAAAGGAACAGCATTTATATTCGGATCCATTTGATCCGAATGTATATTTTGAGGCAAGATCACAATATTTTGTGACAATTGGTTTCCATTGGATCGATTCAGAATTTCATTCATGAGGAATGTTTCTTCCAAAAACTGAATTTTATATTTTGGTTCTACATGAATCAACTTTCCAATCGGCTTTGGTTTAGGAAAAATATGGAATTGGTCTTGATGCGGATACAAAACAAATGTTAAAAATAAAAACGTTAAACAAAGTATCACAATACAATGTTTCCAATGGAAAATCATATTTGAATCCAATGACAAATGGAACAGAACCTTCTCTTTCTGATCTGTTTTTTTACGAAGTGTTGGATTAAAAGTAAGAAATAATAAAGGAACTACCGTGACAGAAGTCACTAAACTAGAAAAGATTAACAAGACAATGCTTAGGCCAATATCATAAAAAAAATCCCTCCACTCATGTGCATACAATAATAAAGGGAAAATCACAACCATTGTTGTTAATCCTGAACAAAACAGGGAAATCAAAACATTTCTTACACCATCCGTGACAGTTCTTACATTCACCCCTCCCTTCTTACATTCTGATTGAATTGAGTAATATATCAAATTATTCGAATCGAATAACATACCGATTCCAACGGATATGCCACTGATACTCAATAAATTGACCGAAATAGCGAATAGATTCATAAGATGGAAAAAACAAACCAGAGAAAAGATGACGGAAAATAACAAACACAAAACGGGGAACCATTCTTTATACAATGAATAGGAGAATATGAGAGCACATAATAAACTTGCTAAGAGAAAGAAAAAAAATTGTACCAATTGTTTTGTTAATTCTGTTGAAGTGTCTGAGTATACAATAGGTTGAATCGATTGTTTGTATTCTTTTAAAATCCGTTGGATTTGAGATGAGAGTTTTAATGGATCTTGGGCTCTATCGGCATAAATAGCAAAATAGACAGAATCATTCCCACCATTTTGAACAATTTGATTCACTGAGGATTGAAGAATCGATGTTTCTGCAATCTCTTCTAAAGTAATGTATTTGGAATCTCCTAAATGGATTGGAAATTTTCGAATCTCTTCCAATGAGGATATCTCAGGTCCATACTTAATTTCCGTTTCCCTGCCTACATCAAATAGTTTTCCAAGTGATCCAGCTTGCATGGCAGAAATAATTTGTAACTCAATGTCCTTGATTTTGACTGGATGTAAGTTTAACAATGTATCTCGTAAGTGAATTAAACCAAAGGATTCAGAATCACCAATTTTTTTCACTTCGATCACTCCAGAAATTCTCTCTAGTTTGTATTTCAATTGATTGATCAAAAATGAGAAATTTTCCTTTGGTAAATTGGTTCGTTTGGAGATCGTAAATTCAAAAAATGGATTTTGGTTTTCACTTCCCATTTGTACTTTGGGAGTTCCAACTCCAAGTGGTAGTTCATCTTTTATTTCAAATAATAACTGAAATAACTCTTCCTTAAATTCCCAGACAGATACTTCCGATTGTAATAAAATTTTAATCTTTGATAGTCCATGTTCTGAATGTGTTCGAATTTGTTTGACTGCTTTCAGTGATGAAATGCGTTTTGACATTGGCAAACTTAATGTCTGATCAACTTCTTCAGCTGAATGATTGGCGAATGATGTCGTAATCTGATATTGTAAGGGAGTCAGGTTTGGTAATAATTGGAACCGAAAACGATTCATTTGAAAATAAATACCAATGAACATCAAAATCATAGAGACCCAACACAATCGATTGTGTGTTTCAAAAAATTGGATCATATTTCTAACGATGATCATCTTACATTGATTTGGAAAAAGTCTTCTTCAGTGATTCCCGTAATGATTTCCATTTCAGATTGGTTGAGAGGTTTACATTCAACAT contains the following coding sequences:
- a CDS encoding TIGR04388 family protein, with protein sequence MLSYHFWLRAISFVFISYYLFISNHVFSQSLQDTWEIPSYQANEYADLYGRLYFSTSLQDWEEGVESVLTNAVITWQSEANHQIDELLKKEIGEDAFITNEGYVDERRRTLFSEASVFYSEWERNLVNDYFINRASFLEKLETGKVDALYFQRIGKETIFESYTQEEMLLHENRENILRAAEEWEYQWEKSKQEGLDSFASSLEALDKDYVKYLSTLQETENQFINNLNAIDEYRQTVYTALDSMIQQMREGIEGSCEITTGCLYRNFDGSYNEAGKIFSKLITEISDVISSNAKDPELLFTNVATKMRDFLADESNKALVEQTYYNDRIYTYQTGLQINLNNSKTSFNIGEAEWILRNQNYNQLSSDVKYENWSYIPGDVGVFAGIQDWELQSFFRSIHNSDYHQLTDMINAKLGDGRRVQNLINANLYTDAYHFINNFTIMGLGVPFEQAYHTQGNLILDGKNKYGFWQAERNLTIFTPGTYSYQMGAIGYSVLYEMYDDTSYTTSLYWDTNFSQLKEQNNSFTDKLLPAITHWESRVKQYSDSFRNWSEEREGLIEEAKLEYQKNRINLESSKENWLQKLEEENQKGWKSWSELYARGDVTTKVSIGEPFQFETNVKTIQDQGRLLGFRNESLLGNDLHEIQLGQSSLLETFQRTVYGVNQYASVVQMNHELEEFQKKEQNKLINQYVYGLNTDVIGDRKLTKEEMILVGSTDYKSLSDEEKANFGKCYDDPSVTQCNGLLKKEYVVSDPGKNGNITISKEIYNGMLGARDKEGEYDASMSVISKQISLSTIGKIQSVDRKDYFTEWTEEDWEVLQKRKNQIADTFVTQSLKKDQNQLITNLNAIESLNVNNYKKYVTKKESQENIDSFVQEMALAYLSGGVAGVKASLKGKVESSINTEIAKVWIKASGGNEKQIQMASMAIDFMRGRLNAKKINARDQYVSIKNPVQGLETIVGKTLSSTIQAIDTVTNGLATVPINLALSGVMALTKQFIGDKNYQKLNQQISGSNTRLEEIKKNEEQIIESSVSLSLARASGLPTETIAKLIGDIRGQQKAKKADKAMSNDIISDIGSQITGAIGGILKTAVVAIGIPDDQIYNLMSDAHRFANARNLDQTSDSLANYGYTLQTFGLQANWTKHQSSNVDLNDNNAVVTEFGKSLLAKELAKEYGIDESFVRQSLDGVYGKYQKKKSEEKAQNTAVRQTVINSASLAITLGASGVWSSANSALTKVGKFANVLTKGVIPATARVGQVVTTTILQTAAGSQEGTKGAVAGFANGSLLGLTNSFGKFQTGIFKGMMPGVGVTYSEQNGWGGSVGIGNSINNVSYSIAEKGNSSLQFSQAIAKELQFATELTSNQSYKIGLNYNPSGEGPRKNWNFSLMYDLKGSGLSGSVGYTEPNSKLGVISNIDPNEISYTSTLQGVSIGTNSKDGFQLEEFNFANQNINMAQDTSDVTDQNGNVIENEGDSPLSDIAGQIGMFGSLLLGGFGAFNLLRNRMSGGSSFLQVGSDMGKMKFEANSDRSIFSRLTDPIQKGLFWFGESVSRYADSFTPDQTKENVRNTKEPLSAKETDRISKLKTSIIDDYQKDSRLDTEKKLYELKQAGVDITEIEAKIKVKRGGKDVPMSKAVERSLNEYKRLRESRSVRPIGSEVVEYVSSSDALSKVNATFDPKKETIDAYVKRLGDEISKYSEDVDLSTNELVSLHCANVAKLLGDNLMSKIKYKQSQLIDGKEVASAVNTVDENGFRKISETDCIRYIGAVLFGAGLTEKGNFANLNSDVYLTPEEMERMASEFKAGFVHKNGVEYFRQAGSFTKLVSERLTTESELIAHKAKGVIPDLKVGTIGITRKMETVEGTNRDAMKSDHIYIIIGKKINPTLGVTEYLISESAGGKGVQNRWIRAETNARIREIYHSKLLRENYSASEIKLKMKNLKLPNIESDYLTRSEFYELKPQTRELYESSN
- a CDS encoding efflux RND transporter permease subunit; its protein translation is MSFFFVTRFPYQWLMFFGTIILISLMTCREIILSENREIFDQHTLVITQNWPGKTTDQVEESLTKPWEMMLKSVSGYLEIKSVSEFGSISMHLKLNEGIQKEEFLRTIRNLYILNQNVFPKGVLFPRFTFDSGNDSNLILLRRISKTKMPPPSELLRKIQNLTGVKKITYQPESEAEIQINVDHNHLLDGVSPSMSEIYDRLRHHVDSVSFEPGQNQYFLKEYPVDPTEWEKVLILAQGKTFLPLGKIATTSITKVYGKNHTRINGSSFESIVIIANNPFHLIQLSLFLDSYLPEDPDWQFVFSSHEELIENIKFIFYFYLVIEVFYFLYFGFLKREWILTIKHTLIFILFLMILFFSLTSLGISIGISSFVFLLLLKVQLPFIHFRRMILHKKQLYAGSLILFVSFYFQLVPTSILNLVLIFLFALVLYPILLHSFFIFWQREGKQSFSLKDLQIQKLNELVSKKEHPRLHTIPFLSFSFFVLSFLYSLPLLFKPVSSFPHMDNIQLAKLEFPSYVAESERIRITKQVEQSILQKQLTNLLVVTHKNTRSDFYMKWKEGIFPFHFKNLPSEMGYFHFIEEMDGFESTILRFTNTDPKSLETSVLRIIPWIQAQKKVTEVILGFQPSTEGIEFKADPFHLAKMGVGFDPSIRETNLLLQPNVVSKMLYGGKLVDVKLNSIHTISKENFKKQPVVIGNGRIHYIESLRHYSTRQNLGKIYHKNAETSMEIIVKGESINWHSMEEGIRTLLGKDKTQLVERSKTNHETSRYRFIYLFLCFIPFFFRKKYSIEFLSFMFAYVILCKWQTQFFNRNYDQFCFIPFLFLFFRMNSYKKNNIPFYLSLPYLGLLFGTYFYPWKAGVDLFQSLFLFQVFGILSDKFKNNLKIFRTR